TTCTTTGCAAAGGCTTAGACGCCCTCTTTGGATTAAAGCTATAATCTTTGACCAAAGTGCAAAACATGCCTCCAGGTAGGGGTTGCCTACCCATATGGGTAGGTTTTAGCACTTTTTTAACAGTTTTCGCAAAAAAACAAAGCAACTGCACCTTTTTTTGATGAGAGAATAAGCACGTCGAGAACAAACAAAATCAATAACTTAACTAAGAAAAAGTCAAATCATTCATTTCATTTAATAAAAATTGAAAAATTATAGAAAATAGATGGGAAAAAACTACACCAGACCAGAAACGGGGTTATTAACCAGGTCAGAGGCCCCTTCATTGTAGTAAAGAGCAACCGCTTCAGAACGATTGCGAACATTTAATTTTGAATAAACATTCCGAAGGTGAAATTTCACCGTATTTTGAGAAATCGCCATCACATCAGCCAATTCTTGGTTGGTCATGCCAAGGCTTAATTTCTCAAGCATTAAACTTTCTCTATTCGTCAGGGAATTCAAAAGACTAGGGTCATGTTGCTTGCCCATAAAAGGAAACACCATCGATCCACGCGCAACACTATCTAAAACATAAAGCAAGCGCTCAGGCGGCTCAGCCTTAGAAAAATAAGCATAAGCCCCTAGCTCCATTGCCTCTCGTGGCACAACATCCCCAATATCACCGGTATAAACCACAACCTTGGGACTATCAGTTCTTTTTGATAAAGCCTCTAATAATTCCCGTCCATTGCAATAAGGCATAATCCAACCGGTTATAACAATATCAACTGAAAGCATTTCTAAACCATCAAGTAAGCGCGCACCATCATGGGCAGAGGCAACAACATCAAAACGGCCATCCTCATCAAACAAGGAGCGCAAACCACGCACAACCAACGGGTTTTTGTCCACAACAGCCACGCGAACAGGATAATTAACCTTCATCCCCAAACCCATAGTGCACCGCCTCCTTAACGTTAGCCCTCTTAAAGTTAGTATGAGACCATCAAATCAATTTATTCGATAAAATAAAATTATAGCATACTCACACCCAATCTTTCGGCATCAGTATTACAAATGAGTTGATAGTTAATGGAAGGGATTTATTCGCACAAAAATTTTCTAAGGAATTGATTTTGATAACAAAACACAAACAACAGCAAAATAGCCGCATGTCTCATAAAACCATAAAACTCAAGCTGCTCCCTCCAAAACAACTCAAACAGGCATTATGAATAATACAAATAAATCTTGAACTCTAAGAATAAACAAAAGCACAAAGGTGAGTAAAGTGTACAAATCAGCACACTTCATTGCCAAATTTTTCGTTGGTTGCTGTTCAGCAAACTGAAGGAACGTTAAAAAGAGAAGCACTAAAAAAGAAACTAAAACTTAAGAGTGGCAGGCTTTAGCCGATGCAACACATTGAAATTGATATTTGGTCTTTCTCACGCATTTAATCGCGGTCTCCTTGGCCAAACTCCAGTCAGACCATTCAGCACCATATGACCCTTCAACAAGTAACTTCCAACCTGACTGAGCTTCAATCCGCGCCTTTGCAGCTGACCCGCGCCGTGCCCCCCAACCTGTCGTCATCTCTTCCTTACAAGTTCCTTTTGTAGCTACCACTGGTTTAACAGATTTACAGGGTCTGGCAGTTCTGGTGCACTCCCATTTCCCTTTGTTTTCTCCGCTCATTAGGTCAATACAAACAAGTTTGCGCTCAGTCGCAGCTGACCAGGCCATATAGTCAGCACCATGCTTTTCTTTCACTGACGCTTTCCAGGTAAAAAAGGCATTCGCTCTCGCAAGCTCACCAATCGAAGAGGCTTTACCAGTAGCTGAAAACGCTTCCGTAAGACATTGCTTTTCATCAGCATTAGCTGGAGAATTAAGCGCTGGAATCACAAACGCAAACAACATAACCACAGCAAAAATCATCAAAAAATTGCCAACCAAACGATCCATAAAACAGCACTCCCAGCTAGATCCAGCCTCAAAATAACAGATAAACGCTTATTGCACGAGAATAAGATGCACGGCCTCATAATATTGCCTAACATCAACCTATTCCAGTTTTTTTTCAAACTGTACACCAATCATTTAGTCGCCTTTGACCCAACGTCATTTATGAACCAAAGAAAAAGGCCCGTACTAGCCCCAGTGTGCCGAACATTCATATCAAAATAAAAACAGGCACTCCCACTTTGAGAGCGCCTGTTCATTAAAACTAGTTTTTTATTAATTTAGAAAACAGCGCGGTTGCTAGATCGCACTTAAATTTGAGCCAACAGCTTTTTCCTGTCGCGCAATCATGCCATTCAACGCGCCTATATAAGCCCTGGCAGATGCCACCATTGTATCCGTGTCAGCACTGCGACCAGTGGATGTAAACCCATCCTGTTCAAGACGAACCATAACATCAGCTTGCGCATCAGTTCCTTCCGTCACAGCCATCACCTGATAAAGCGGCAACCGTGCTTCATGGGGAACAATCTCGCGAATGGCGTTAAAAATCGCATCAACCGGACCATCACCACCAGATTCGCGCGTACTTTCCTCACCTTCAACATCAAGCGTAACTGTTGCTTTTTGCGGTCCACCTGTTCCAGCATAAACCGTTAATGAAACAAGTTTAATTGGCGCGTTTTCACTTGAAACTTCATCATCAACAAGCGCAATTAAATCCTCATCAAAGACTTGTTTTTTCTTATCTGCTAAATCTTTAAACCGTTGAAAGGCTTCTTGAAACGCATTGTCACCAAGTTCATACCCTAAATCTTTCAACTTCTCTTTAAAGGCATGGCGCCCTGAGTGCTTGCCCATCACCAAAGAAGAAGCACGCAACCCAACAGATTCAGGTGTCATAATTTCATAGGTCTGGTTATTCTTAAGCATCCCATCCTGGTGGATGCCAGATTCATGAGCAAACGCATTTTGCCCAACAATCGCTTTGTTATATTGAACAGGAAACCCGGATACAGCAGAGACCAAGCGAGACGCCTTTGTAATATGAACCGGGTCAACATTAGTCCAGAAAGGCAACACGTCAGAGCGTGTGTCCATTCCCATCACCACTTCTTCCAAAGCGGCATTACCAGCCCGCTCACCCATACCATTGATCGTACATTCAATTTGACGCGCACCAGCACGAACACCAGCCAAAGAATTCGCAACAGCCAAACCCAAATCATTATGACAGTGGGTCGACAAAATCACGTCATCAGCGCCAGGTACTTTATCAACAAGCATCTTAATCAATTCAAAATATTCCTCTGGCACAGTATAACCAACTGTATCCGGGATATTAATCGTAGTAGCACCTGCCTTGATGGCTGCTTCCACACAACTACATAAAAAATCCTGATCTGTCCGTGTCGCATCTTCCGCAGACCATTCAACATTATCTGTATATTTTCGCGCCCTTGTCACAGATTGCGTCACCGCCTCAAGCACAGCTTCAGGCTCCATCTGCAATTTATATTTCATATGAAGTGGGCTGGTCGAAATAAACGTATGAATGCGCGACTGCTTTGCTGGCGCCAAAGCTTCACCCGCGCGATCAATGTCTTTATTGGATGCGCGAGACAACCCGCAAACAACAGAGTTTTTCACAATTTTAGCAATTTCCATAACCGCTTCAAAATCGCCATTCGAAGCAATTGGAAAACCAGCCTCAATCACATCAACACCCATTTCATCAAGCACTTCAGCAACTTGAAGCTTTTCGCTTAATGTCATAGACGCTCCGGGGCTTTGCTCACCATCGCGCAATGTCGTATCAAAAATCACAATTTTGTCTTGTGAATTTCTGCGGGTTTCTTGATTGTTATCAGTCATTATTCTTGTCCTAAATAATCTTGAAGAATAAGCATTGCGACACAAATATATTTTCTCAGAAAATTATATCACTGAAAAAATGAAGGTCTCTTTATAACTTGATTTTACAACACTCATTCAAATTGGATTTCTCAAAATCACAGCTCTTTGTGATTTAACTTAATTCATCTCCCCTAAGGCAACAGCTTATGATGTCTGTTGAGCCCAGGGGCTAATAAGAGAGAGACCAAGAATGAGCAGCAGGCCCAAAAGAAGACCTTCAGATGCTAAAAGCATAACAGTTGTAATTGTTGCGAAAACAACCAAACTCAAAAAAGCTTTAGAGAATAGAATGCCTTTAGAAAAAATCATCAAAGATTTTCCCTTTAAAAAGGCTGCAAATAATGCGCCTGAAATGATGCTATGAGAGATCACAGCCATTTCAAAAATTCTCCATAAGTTTGCTTTAAACGGTAATATAACCAAACAAAGACAATATTTCCAGTCTCTTTTCAATTCAATCGAAGAAAACTTAAAAGTCCGTCAAATAAGAAACTTTAACGTGAAGAGAGTACAATAGTGAGCTCTGAAAATCACACTTCAGAAGAAGCTCTCAAACCTTCGCCACAATCCTTTGACATGTAATTTAAAGCAGTTTTATAAGTGATAACTAAATGAATTCAACAAACTAACTGTAAAACAGTCTTTCACCATTAAGAGACTGGCACAATTAAAAGTAAAAGCTCAAAGCATGGAAGCGTAGTACAATGAGTAGTCCCAAAGGTCATATCCCAACTGAAAAATTAGACGACTTACTCCACAGTGTGATGGAATGGGCCGATCACGCTCAAATTGATGGAGAGCCTCTACAACATTCAGAGGAAAGCAACAATCCAAACCAAAAAACCTCAAACAATGCTCCGTCAGGAAAAGCTATGCAAAAAAAGAAGCCTTTTTTCAGTAATTTCGGAAATATTGTAACAACCCTGGTTTCGGCCATTGCTTTAATTTTTTCTGGCTACAGCTTTTACGAAACGGTCTTAAAAGAAGCACAATTAAAAATTTACGCACCAGCTCTGGTTCATATGTACCGCAAGGACTTCAGAGACGTCCTAGCAATCCCACTTACGATTTCAAATGATGGCGCAAAGCGCGGCACAATCCTTTCAATCGATCTAAAAGTCACCAATATTGACACCGGCGAGAACAAAACCTTTGAAAATTTATATTTCGGAAACAACCCAAAAGACACAAGCCGCATCTTTACACCGCTCACAATGTCAGGTCGCTCCAGTAAATCTGAAGTGATAATGTTTTTCGCAGATCGTGCCGGTGCATTTTTCAAAACAACCGGTGGTGTAAAATCAAATCTAAAATTTGATCTAAAAATCAATACAGACAATACTGAATATCTTTTTAAACCCAAGCAGCAACCGACCTTAAGTTTTAATATGACCGCAACATTCATCCAATCATTCCGCTCAATGGAATCGGGTGTTCCGACCGTTTATTATAAAAGCAAAGCTGCGAAGGCAAAAAAATCAGATCAAGAAAAAAAGTCTCCTGAAATCAAAAAACCTGTGCCAGAAAAAATTGAAGAAAAACCAAAAGATATAAAAACAAACGAATAAGTCTAAGCCTCATCAAAAAAGGCGCCTCAAATTAGTTTGAGACGCCTTTTTGCATTTATAACTTTATAAGCTCGTAATCTAACAAATTAATTCTAAAAACGTCCCAAAGACATCTTTAGTAAAAAACCTTCTATTTCTTGCAGAACTTAGCCCAGCTAATGCAAGTCACGCCATCAGAGCCAGATGTGCATTTGTATTTCTCATTCTTCACGCTGTAGCCATCAACAACACCTGTGGCAACCCAGCCTGGCCATACCCCCCAGCTCACAGCCTGCACCATGGTTTCCATAGCAAACCACTTAGCAGAAGCCTTCGAATATGAAGTTGCTTGTGCTGATTTAGAAACACAACCAGCTTGAGCAACACCAAATGATGCCACAAGCAACGAAAGCGCAAGCGCACCAGACTTAATCCCCGAACGTATAGACATATAACTCTCCATTAAAATGAACCAAAAGATCGTAAACGAATACGTAATTATTAAAGTACAAAAATAACACAATTGCTATCATGATAAAAAAAGTTAACAAAAACAAATGCTGCAAAGCGGCATTTTAAAACAACCCTCATAAAAAAACATATTAAAAAGCGTCAGAATGCCGCGCCGCAGAAGTCGTCACATCCCCAAAAAGGCCACATTTCGCCCACCTCAGGGTCCTAAGGGGCTAAAAAAGCCATGCATTTTATGCATAGCTGCCTTGCAGCATTTTCACTTGCGCTCACTGAGGAAAAGGGGCATATTACTAAGCATAGAGATTAACAAACAGTTCTTAACTGTGTTGATCTTGAAGGTTTCTTCCCTCCCCAGAATACCTTCTATTCAGCTTCTTAATTTAAGAAGCACCCTATATACCAGGTCAGAAATGACCTGGTTTTTTTTTACTCAATCCAATAAGCTTCAAAAAATCTCCAAGCAAATATCGCTTTAAATTAATTAATCTCTTGAATTCCCCTTTATTGAAAAAGCCTCATATGCCAAACTGCGCATGGATTAGGTCATCAATTTATGCTTATGGCCGAAATACGCCTTAAAGCCATCCAGCAAAATACCCTAGAGCGCTTAGCACGTAAAAGTGGATTCCGGTTTTAAGAATTTGCGGATGCTTTGTGGGCATCTGAAACATAAAATTGACAAGCTGAAACAAAAAGATAGAGCATATCCTTGAACTCAATAAAAAGTGATATACTCTAAAAATTAAGACAGGCAATATGACAGATATCTCAGAAGCTTTCGCAAATGCCTTTCATCTCATAATATCTGCAGATAAGAACTTGGTAGAAATCATTCTTCTTTCTCTCAAGGTTAATTTAATTGCAATCTTCATTTCTTGTGTCATAGGCCTCTCAATTGGTGCACTCCTGGCGGTTTATAGGTTCAAAGGCCGCACAATATGCCTCATCACCTTAAGTGCACTCATGGGCCTCCCCCCAGTTGTAGTCGGATTAATAGTTTATATTTTCCTCTCAAATTCAGGTCCCCTTGGCATACTTGGGCTTCTCTACACACCAACAGCCATGATCATAGCCCAATCAATTTTAATCACGCCCATCATTGCCGCCCTCACACGGCAAACTTTAGAAGTCATGTACAACGAATATGACGAACAATTACAATCTTTGGGGGTCAGTAAATTGGCCATGGCCAAAACATTGCTATGGGATGGACGTTATCAACTCACCACAGTCGTGCTAGCCGGTTTTGGTAGAGCCTTGGCCGAAGTCGGTGCCGTAATGATTGTCGGCGGTAACATCAATCACCTTACACGGATTATGACCACTGCCATCGCTCTTGAAACATCGAAGGGAAACTTAAGCTTAGCACTCGGCCTTGGCATCATACTTATTATCTTGTCTTTCATCGTCAACGGGCTGGTTTACGCCATCAACCTCACTGCGGAGCGTCAAGCATATGCCTAAGATACCCCCTAAGCTTGAAACAAAACAAAAGTTGAACCTCTTTCCACTCAAGGTGGATAGTTTAGTACTCGAGGCAAACGGAAAAAAACTCATCAACAACCTCAGCTTTAAAATTGAAATTGACGGAATAACCGCTTTGATGGGACCAAATGGAGCAGGCAAAAGTTTAACCCTAAGGCTACTACACAACCTCATTAATAAAACATCTGGCACGATCAGCTGGAATAATGAAACCAATCAACAACTCATTCAAAACGCCCAAGCCATGGTGTTTCAAAAACCAGTGTTGCTCCGCCGTTCTGTCATAGAAAACCTGCGCTATAATTTACATGTCAAAAAAATTACAAACAAAACAAAACAATCAGAATTGATAGATGAAGCGTTAACAAGAGCCGGACTAGAGGAACAAGCAAACAGCCCTGCCCGTCGTCTCTCAGGCGGGGAACAACAAAAACTAGCCATGGCCCGCGCCCTCATGACCAAACCAGCAATTCTTTTTTTGGATGAACCAACCGCCAGTCTTGACCCAAACGCAACACTCGTCATTGAAGGTTTGATTAAAGCAGCTAACAAGCAAGGAACAAAAATTATCTTAATCACTCATGACATAGGGCAAGCCAAAAGATTGGCTGAAGAAATTTTGTTTTTAACGGATGGGCAAGTAAGCGAACAAGGGAATGCACTGGACCTAATCAACACCCCTAAGACAAAATCAGCAAAGCAATATTTTTCCGGTGAAATAGTCACATAAAATCGACAGAACAACCAACGCCAGACCGTATAATAAATTCAACTGTTTCAGAAAACACAATTAAATTAAACAGGACGAATTAAATGAGATGGCTTATCCCACCAGTGCTAGTCACGCTTTGCCTCATCATCATGGTCACCCTAGAATATTCTATTCCAATTGAAGCAATATTCGCGGCAAAATCAATCTCACTCATAAGCTTACCCCTTATAATTATCGGACTAAGTTTCATCCTCATCACAGCTTACAATTTCAAAAAAATCCAAACAAATATCCACACCTTTAACGAACCGGACAAACTGGTCACATCTGGCTTATTTAAACTAAGCCGTAATCCAATCTACCTCGGATTTTTGCTAATACTTATTGGTGCAGCCATATTACTGAATGCCATCAGCACATTGATCGGACCAGTTATTTTCTTCCTTACCGCAAATTTTTGGTACATCCCATTCGAGGAAAAAGCAGCTGAAGAACAATTTGGTCAAGATTATCTTGTGTTTAAAAACAAAGTACGGCGCTGGCTCTAAAACTAAAAAAACACTCCGTAAACCGATCCCAATTAACATCAGCCATTTGTCAAAATACAAAAAAAGCCCCACAACAAATGCAGGGCTTTTTTCATTTATTAAACATTTACAAGCAACTAGATATCCAAGTCAGTTGCATATTCTGCATTTTCAGAAATAAATTCAAAGCGAGCTTCAGGTTTTGAGCCCATCAATTTTTCAACACTTTGCAGCGTAATTTCTTCATCTTCAGTGATTTCCACCTTCAATAGAATCCGGCTTTGCCGGTTCATCGTGGTTTCTTTCAATTGAGCGGCCATCATTTCACCAAGACCTTTAAATCGAGATATCTCAATCTTACCGCGGCTAGAAAATTCTTTATCAAGCAATTCATCTTTATGCTCATCATCGCGTGCATAAAGCGTCTTCGCTCCTTGTGCAATTTTATAAAGCGGCGGCATCGCCAAATAAAGATGCCCCGTTCGCACAAGTTCGGGCATTTGCCGATAGAAGAACGTAATCAACAAGGAGGCAATGTGCGCCCCATCAACGTCCGCATCCGTCATGATGATAACTTTATCATAGCGTAAATCATCAAGAACAAAACCACGCCCCATGCCACAACCCAGCGCCTGCACAAGATCAGAAAGCAATTGGTTTTGCGCTAACTTTGCAGAACTTGCATTCGCAACATTCAAGATTTTACCGCGCAGAGGAAGAACAGCTTGCAATTTCCGATCACGCGCCTGCTTGGCAGACCCCCCCGCACTATCACCCTCCACAATAAAGATTTCAGTATCTTCACGTGAATTAGCAGAACAATCTGCAAGTTTACCAGGCAAGCGTAATTTCCGAGTTGCGGTTTTACGGTTGATTTCTTTTTCGCGCTTGCGGCGAAGTCTTTCTTCAGCCCGATCAATAACCCACTCAAGCAATTTCGCACTTTCAGCTGTATGAGTGCTCAACCAATGATCAAACTCATCCCGAATTGCATTTTCAACAATTCGAGCGGCTTCAACAGTCGCAAGCTTATCTTTTGTCTGGCCTTGAAATTCAGGTTCGCGAATAAAAACAGAAAGCATCGCCCCCATGCTAACAAGCACGTCATCAGCCGTAATTTGAGCGGCCTTCTTATTGCCGACCCGCTCACCATGCGCACGGAGCCCTTTTGTCAGCGCTGCCCGCAAGCCGTTTTCATGCGTACCACCTTCTTGAGTTGGCACCGTGTTACAATAAGAATTTAAAAACCCATCTCGGTTCGCAATCCAGCAAAGTGCCCACTCAAGTGAGCCGTGCCCTTCTTTAGTTTCAATTTTGCCGGCAAAAAGCGTGCTAGCAACAAGCGCTGCACCTTCAACACGCACTGAGAGAAAATCTTTCAAACCACCCGGAAAGTGAAAAACAGCCTCACTTGGAGTGGCATCTTTCTCACCCAGCAATTCAGGTGCACAAAACCAGCGTATCTCAACACCACCAAACAAATAAGCTTTCGAACGTGCCATCTTAAAGAGAATTGCTGGCTTGAATTTAGCACCCTTGCCAAAAATTTCTTCATCAGGAATGAAGCGAACTTTCGTACCACGGCGATTTTTAATAGCCCCTAGTTTTTCTAAGCCACCTTGGGCAAGGCCACGCGAAAAAGTCTGTTTGTAAAGTTGCTGTCCCCGAGCAACTTCAACTTCCAGAATTTCTGAAAGCGCGTTCACAACAGACACACCAACACCGTGCAAACCGCCAGATGTCGCATAAACCTTACTATCAAACTTACCGCCCGCGTGGAGCGTAGTCATAATCACTTCTAACGCGGATTTATCTTTAAACTTAGGATGCGGATCAACAGGAATACCCCTGCCATTATCAGAAACAATCAGAGCGCCATCAGCTTCTAGGCGAACTTCAATCCAGTTCGCATGGCCAGCAACAGCTTCGTCCATAGAGTTATCAATGATCTCGGCGAACAAATGATGCAGAGCTTTTTCATCCGTACCACCTATATACATACCAGGGCGACGGCGCACCGGCTCAAGCCCTTCAAGAACTTCAATATCAGCTGCGGTATAATCAGCTTCCCCCCGATTAGCAGCTACAGCTTTATCTTTTTTTGAAGCAGCTTTAGGTGAAGCTTTCTTTTTTTGTGTATTCTTTTCAGTTTTAGCAGTCACTAACTCTACTTTCTTCAAATCTAAATTTTTTAAAGGCTCACTATTATTTTGCCCACTCTTATGCTGTGTACTTTTTCCAACCTCATCCAATAAATCAGGTTGTTCTTCGGCCCCCGATACAACAGGTTGTTCCTGCTCCCTAACTGAAGGCTCAACAGATTCACTAGGAGACGTACCAGTTGATTTAGCAACCGCGCCTTTTGCAACAGACCCTTTTAATACAGAGCCAAGCCTTGAAAACAAATCCCGCGCCATTAGGGTGCCCCTCAATCGTCTGTCTCCCAGACCTCGATCACTTGTCTCCAAAGTGACAATTTAATGGAAGGTTTGAGAATGGAAATGGAAGACAACTATTAAAGACAGCTCAATCTCTCATGGCTGCATTAACAGACCTGCGCCTTCCATGCGAATCATTTTATTTTACGACAATTAGATTAAATTGTGCGAGCGGCCATTCTGCAACTAACGTAAATTTATGGCATTAAATAGAAAAACACTCAAAATTTCTCCCATCCTACCCTTTAAAGGGAACAACAAAACACAACCACCTAGAGAGCTGAACTGCTTCCCAAATACTCTATTTTATCAAAAATTCAGGCAATTTTAGCAATTTGCACCCAATTCAAGCGAATTTAATTTGTCATTTACCTGAAAAAAAGCCATACAAATCGTCAAAATATCTGCAGCAGAAGTAAGCCATGGCTAAAAAGCAATGAATAAAGAGCTATTTTCTGTTCAAAGACTGTTAAATCGGGTTTAAACCTGTTAAAGACAGACAAATTTGTAAAAAATGGTTTTCTGAGCACAGACTTTGCATTGAAGCATTTGGTTTTGAAAATAAAGTTAGCTGTATCAATTAAATCAAAAGATAAAGAGCAACGCGCTATAATCTTCGATTACAAATAATCGAATTAATAAGATTTATAATAGCGCACTGAATGAAAGAGACCGGACCAAATAGGTCAGGATCAATTGTCATATGACATTTAAAGAGCTGAATTTAAGCGAAAATATATTATCAGCCGTTGAAAGCGCTGGTTACGATAGCCCAACCCCAATTCAAAAAGCAGCCATTCCACCTGCCATTGATGGGAAAGATGTGCTGGGCATAGCACAAACAGGCACAGGTAAAACAGCCTCTTTCACCATTCCCATGCTGACAAAACTTGAGCGCGGCCGAGCACGAGCGCGCATGCCAAGATCCTTAATCCTTGCACCAACCCGTGAACTGGCGGCACAAGTAGCAGAAAGTTTTGAACAACTTGGCAAAAATCATAAACTAACAATCGCGCTTCTCATTGGTGGCGTCTCATTTGAAGAACAATTCAAAAAACTCGATAGAGGCGCAGACGTCTTAATTGCAACGCCCGGTCGCCTGATGGATCATTTTAGCCGTGGTAAAATACTATTAACTGGTGTTGAAATCCTCGTAATAGATGAAGCTGATCGCATGTTAGATATGGGTTTCATTGATGACATCAAAAAAATATGTGGCCTACTGCCTCCCAAAAGGCAAACAATGTTTTTTTCAGCCACTATGCCACCCGAAATTCAAAAATTCACACAAGAATTTCTAAAATCTCCTGTAAAGGTTGAGATAGAACGTCAAAGCAGCACTGCCAGTACAATTACTCAGCGTTTTCAATTTCTTAACTGTGATGAAAAAGCAAAACGAGAAGAATTCCGCAAAGCTATTAATGAGCATGAAATTGAAAATGCCATTATCTTTTGTAATAGAAAACGTGATGTAGAAATCCTCTACAAATCCATGTCAAAACACAAATATAGTGTTGGTGCCCTACATGGCGATATGGATCAACGCCAGCGAATGATCACTTTAGAAAAATTCAGAAACGGTGAAATAACATTTCTTGTCGCAAGCGATGTTGCCGCCAGAGGTTTAGATATTCCAAATGTCGGTCATGTTTTCAACTTCGACATTCCTATTCATGCCGAAGATTATATCCACCGCATCGGCAGAACAGGACGTGCAGGGCGTAAAGGCTATGCTGCATCATTAATTACACCAAGTGACAAAAAATACCTTGATGCCATCTTAGAACTTTCAAAAGATACCCCCGTTTGGATTGGTGAAGAACCAACGGAGCAAGATTTTAAATCTCGCGGTCGTGGGCAAAGAGGAAACAGAGGTAGAAATACAACTAATAGCAAACAATCAAACAGAAGTTCTAAGAATAAAACTCAAGAAAATTCGATTGATGGAAAAGCTAAACAAGATTTAACAAACAACTTAAATGATCAGGAAATTACAAGCACCGATCAAAATCAGCAAAAAAGTCCAATTAATCGCAAAAAAACTACTACGAAAAAAAGTAATACAACAAAACAAAATAGCAAAACTGGTGAAAGCAAAAACTCAACACCACCTCCCCCTAAAAAGAAAACAAATGAACCAATTTTAGGTATGGGAGACCATGTACCAGCATTCATGCTAAGGTCAGTTTCAAAAAA
The sequence above is a segment of the Hyphomicrobiales bacterium 4NK60-0047b genome. Coding sequences within it:
- a CDS encoding response regulator transcription factor yields the protein MGLGMKVNYPVRVAVVDKNPLVVRGLRSLFDEDGRFDVVASAHDGARLLDGLEMLSVDIVITGWIMPYCNGRELLEALSKRTDSPKVVVYTGDIGDVVPREAMELGAYAYFSKAEPPERLLYVLDSVARGSMVFPFMGKQHDPSLLNSLTNRESLMLEKLSLGMTNQELADVMAISQNTVKFHLRNVYSKLNVRNRSEAVALYYNEGASDLVNNPVSGLV
- a CDS encoding 2-isopropylmalate synthase, encoding MTDNNQETRRNSQDKIVIFDTTLRDGEQSPGASMTLSEKLQVAEVLDEMGVDVIEAGFPIASNGDFEAVMEIAKIVKNSVVCGLSRASNKDIDRAGEALAPAKQSRIHTFISTSPLHMKYKLQMEPEAVLEAVTQSVTRARKYTDNVEWSAEDATRTDQDFLCSCVEAAIKAGATTINIPDTVGYTVPEEYFELIKMLVDKVPGADDVILSTHCHNDLGLAVANSLAGVRAGARQIECTINGMGERAGNAALEEVVMGMDTRSDVLPFWTNVDPVHITKASRLVSAVSGFPVQYNKAIVGQNAFAHESGIHQDGMLKNNQTYEIMTPESVGLRASSLVMGKHSGRHAFKEKLKDLGYELGDNAFQEAFQRFKDLADKKKQVFDEDLIALVDDEVSSENAPIKLVSLTVYAGTGGPQKATVTLDVEGEESTRESGGDGPVDAIFNAIREIVPHEARLPLYQVMAVTEGTDAQADVMVRLEQDGFTSTGRSADTDTMVASARAYIGALNGMIARQEKAVGSNLSAI
- a CDS encoding ABC transporter permease, whose translation is MTDISEAFANAFHLIISADKNLVEIILLSLKVNLIAIFISCVIGLSIGALLAVYRFKGRTICLITLSALMGLPPVVVGLIVYIFLSNSGPLGILGLLYTPTAMIIAQSILITPIIAALTRQTLEVMYNEYDEQLQSLGVSKLAMAKTLLWDGRYQLTTVVLAGFGRALAEVGAVMIVGGNINHLTRIMTTAIALETSKGNLSLALGLGIILIILSFIVNGLVYAINLTAERQAYA
- a CDS encoding ATP-binding cassette domain-containing protein gives rise to the protein MPKIPPKLETKQKLNLFPLKVDSLVLEANGKKLINNLSFKIEIDGITALMGPNGAGKSLTLRLLHNLINKTSGTISWNNETNQQLIQNAQAMVFQKPVLLRRSVIENLRYNLHVKKITNKTKQSELIDEALTRAGLEEQANSPARRLSGGEQQKLAMARALMTKPAILFLDEPTASLDPNATLVIEGLIKAANKQGTKIILITHDIGQAKRLAEEILFLTDGQVSEQGNALDLINTPKTKSAKQYFSGEIVT
- a CDS encoding isoprenylcysteine carboxylmethyltransferase family protein, giving the protein MRWLIPPVLVTLCLIIMVTLEYSIPIEAIFAAKSISLISLPLIIIGLSFILITAYNFKKIQTNIHTFNEPDKLVTSGLFKLSRNPIYLGFLLILIGAAILLNAISTLIGPVIFFLTANFWYIPFEEKAAEEQFGQDYLVFKNKVRRWL
- the parE gene encoding DNA topoisomerase IV subunit B — its product is MARDLFSRLGSVLKGSVAKGAVAKSTGTSPSESVEPSVREQEQPVVSGAEEQPDLLDEVGKSTQHKSGQNNSEPLKNLDLKKVELVTAKTEKNTQKKKASPKAASKKDKAVAANRGEADYTAADIEVLEGLEPVRRRPGMYIGGTDEKALHHLFAEIIDNSMDEAVAGHANWIEVRLEADGALIVSDNGRGIPVDPHPKFKDKSALEVIMTTLHAGGKFDSKVYATSGGLHGVGVSVVNALSEILEVEVARGQQLYKQTFSRGLAQGGLEKLGAIKNRRGTKVRFIPDEEIFGKGAKFKPAILFKMARSKAYLFGGVEIRWFCAPELLGEKDATPSEAVFHFPGGLKDFLSVRVEGAALVASTLFAGKIETKEGHGSLEWALCWIANRDGFLNSYCNTVPTQEGGTHENGLRAALTKGLRAHGERVGNKKAAQITADDVLVSMGAMLSVFIREPEFQGQTKDKLATVEAARIVENAIRDEFDHWLSTHTAESAKLLEWVIDRAEERLRRKREKEINRKTATRKLRLPGKLADCSANSREDTEIFIVEGDSAGGSAKQARDRKLQAVLPLRGKILNVANASSAKLAQNQLLSDLVQALGCGMGRGFVLDDLRYDKVIIMTDADVDGAHIASLLITFFYRQMPELVRTGHLYLAMPPLYKIAQGAKTLYARDDEHKDELLDKEFSSRGKIEISRFKGLGEMMAAQLKETTMNRQSRILLKVEITEDEEITLQSVEKLMGSKPEARFEFISENAEYATDLDI